In Candidatus Krumholzibacteriia bacterium, one genomic interval encodes:
- a CDS encoding S9 family peptidase — MRNRFRASLTMALALGLTFAASNVQARGMTPFDVAKIQSVRSAAISPDGSHVAYTLSVPREPMVDDNGPNWVELHVYDVEAGESRPFVTGEVSVSSVSWTPDGSHVAFLSEREGDDNRSLYVISASGGEARKILEHDESIAEYAFNDDGTRVAFLAREGETEREEELEEQGFDMEFYEENIKNNQLYVVNVDLDDFRTDGDLDPRHIELEGHPDDLHYRPGHDHVLVSIAEDSRIDLHYMFRTYTLVDLVTGDIAGQIETEGKLGQAAFSPDGEHVAFIGAVDIHDPAEGQLMVARATGGEPTNLMPGVEGHVNGVAWRDDDTILYLLDSNVHTQVGEIAASGGEPNVLVDEGQPVLLSMSVTDDGEHMAFVGESPEHPGEVFVGRTAQDPERATVHNEWLSEIDLGDQTVHTWTARDGMELHGILIQPVDYQHGVVYPLVAVIHGGPEAHERNGWKTWYSRPGQYMAAQGYFVWYPNYRGSTGRGYDFTMTSQGDPGGKEFDDVVDGVNDLIELGMVEEGRVGITGGSYGGYASAWGATKLSEHFQASVMFVGISEQYSKFGTTDIPRESQLVHQNPRKVYTDWDFFLERSPIYHAKGSETPLLILHGKDDPRVHPTQSMIMYRYFEHMADAPVRLVWYPGEGHGNRKAAGKLDYSLRLQRWMNHFLLEDGEEKPSYELDYEELKEEMMGSSD, encoded by the coding sequence ATGCGGAATCGATTCCGTGCGTCGCTCACGATGGCCCTCGCGCTCGGACTGACGTTCGCCGCGTCGAACGTGCAGGCCCGCGGCATGACGCCGTTCGACGTCGCCAAGATCCAGTCGGTGCGTTCGGCCGCGATCTCGCCCGACGGCAGCCACGTGGCCTACACGCTCAGCGTGCCCCGCGAGCCGATGGTCGACGACAACGGTCCGAACTGGGTCGAGCTGCACGTCTACGACGTCGAGGCCGGCGAGAGTCGTCCCTTCGTCACCGGCGAGGTCAGCGTCAGCAGCGTGAGCTGGACGCCCGACGGCTCGCACGTCGCCTTCCTCTCGGAGCGCGAGGGCGACGACAACCGCTCGCTGTACGTGATCAGCGCGAGCGGTGGCGAGGCCCGCAAGATCCTCGAGCACGACGAGAGCATCGCCGAGTACGCGTTCAACGACGACGGCACCCGCGTGGCCTTCCTGGCGCGCGAGGGCGAGACCGAGCGCGAGGAGGAGCTCGAGGAACAGGGCTTCGACATGGAGTTCTACGAGGAGAACATCAAGAACAATCAGCTGTACGTGGTGAACGTCGACCTCGACGACTTCCGCACCGACGGTGACCTGGACCCGCGCCACATCGAGCTCGAGGGACATCCCGACGACCTGCACTACCGACCCGGCCACGACCACGTGCTCGTGAGCATCGCCGAGGACTCGCGGATCGACCTGCACTACATGTTCCGCACGTACACGCTGGTCGACCTGGTGACCGGCGACATCGCCGGCCAGATCGAGACCGAGGGCAAGCTGGGCCAGGCGGCCTTCAGCCCCGACGGCGAGCACGTGGCGTTCATCGGTGCCGTCGACATCCACGATCCCGCCGAGGGACAGCTCATGGTTGCCCGCGCCACCGGCGGCGAGCCGACCAACCTGATGCCCGGTGTGGAGGGTCACGTGAACGGCGTCGCGTGGAGGGACGACGACACGATCCTCTACCTGCTCGACAGCAACGTGCACACGCAGGTGGGCGAGATCGCCGCGAGCGGCGGCGAGCCGAACGTGCTGGTCGACGAGGGCCAGCCCGTGCTCCTGTCGATGAGCGTGACCGACGACGGCGAGCACATGGCCTTCGTCGGCGAAAGCCCCGAACATCCGGGTGAGGTGTTCGTGGGTCGCACGGCACAGGATCCCGAGCGGGCGACCGTCCACAACGAGTGGCTGAGCGAGATCGACCTCGGCGACCAGACCGTGCACACCTGGACCGCGCGTGACGGCATGGAGCTGCACGGCATCCTGATCCAGCCGGTCGACTACCAGCACGGCGTCGTCTATCCGCTGGTCGCGGTGATCCACGGCGGACCCGAGGCCCATGAGCGCAACGGCTGGAAGACCTGGTACTCGCGTCCCGGGCAGTACATGGCCGCGCAGGGCTACTTCGTGTGGTACCCGAACTACCGCGGCAGCACCGGCCGGGGCTATGACTTCACCATGACCAGCCAGGGTGATCCCGGCGGCAAGGAGTTCGACGACGTCGTCGACGGCGTGAACGACCTGATCGAGCTGGGGATGGTCGAAGAGGGCCGCGTGGGCATCACCGGTGGCAGCTACGGCGGCTACGCCAGCGCCTGGGGTGCCACGAAGCTCAGCGAGCACTTCCAGGCCAGCGTGATGTTCGTCGGCATCAGCGAGCAGTACTCGAAGTTCGGCACCACCGACATCCCGCGTGAGTCGCAGCTCGTGCACCAGAACCCGCGCAAGGTCTACACCGACTGGGACTTCTTCCTCGAGCGCAGCCCGATCTACCACGCCAAGGGTAGCGAGACCCCGTTGCTGATCCTGCACGGCAAGGACGATCCGCGCGTGCACCCGACCCAGTCGATGATCATGTACCGGTACTTCGAGCACATGGCCGACGCGCCCGTGCGCCTGGTGTGGTACCCCGGCGAGGGTCACGGCAACCGCAAGGCCGCCGGCAAGCTCGACTACTCGCTGCGCCTGCAGCGCTGGATGAACCACTTCCTCCTCGAGGACGGCGAGGAGAAGCCGTCGTACGAGCTCGACTACGAGGAGCTGAAGGAGGAGATGATGGGCAGCAGCGACTGA
- a CDS encoding aminotransferase class I/II-fold pyridoxal phosphate-dependent enzyme, whose translation MDESVETNDMHPDELRRHAHAVADWIADFVGRVEDLPVLAKVRPGEVSAQLPARAPEHGESMDTILADFDRLIVPATTHWNHPGFHAYFSNTGSGPGILAETLIATLNDNAMLWRTGPAATELELRTCSWVRDLLGIPERFEGHIEDTASTSTLVALAAARHRITDGAVREKGLAGRPPLRVYCSEEAHSSVERACIVLGLGVEGCRRVAVDDDFRLDPATLRAAIAEDRVHGVVPMAVVATTGTTSTTSVDPVAAIADVCAEEGLWLHVDAAYGGAMAASERFRWVLDGVDRADSLVVNPHKWLFVPMDCSVLLYRDASAFRAAFSLVPPYLMTPEDDVARNLMDYGVALGRRFRSLKLWFVLRWFGRDRIAALIEHHVDLAAVFAGWIDASEDWERLVPAPMSTVLYRHVPPAMAGDEDALRAHNTAIMDRLNEDGRSFVSHTVVQRGGDPRFALRMAVGNARTQRRHVEDLWERLQRIAGEVATTA comes from the coding sequence ATGGACGAATCCGTCGAGACCAACGACATGCACCCCGACGAGTTGCGGCGGCACGCCCACGCCGTGGCCGACTGGATCGCCGACTTCGTCGGCCGCGTCGAGGACCTGCCGGTGCTCGCCAAGGTGCGCCCGGGCGAGGTCTCGGCGCAACTTCCCGCGCGGGCTCCCGAACACGGCGAGTCGATGGACACGATCCTGGCGGACTTCGACCGTCTGATCGTGCCGGCCACGACGCACTGGAACCACCCCGGCTTCCACGCCTACTTCTCGAACACCGGCAGCGGTCCGGGCATCCTGGCCGAGACGCTGATCGCCACCCTGAACGACAACGCCATGCTCTGGCGCACCGGACCGGCGGCCACCGAACTGGAACTCCGTACCTGTTCCTGGGTGCGCGATCTGTTGGGGATTCCGGAACGGTTCGAGGGCCACATCGAGGACACGGCCAGCACGAGCACGCTCGTTGCGCTGGCCGCCGCGCGGCACCGGATCACCGACGGCGCGGTGCGCGAGAAGGGCCTCGCCGGGCGTCCGCCCCTGCGCGTGTACTGCAGTGAAGAGGCACACAGCTCGGTCGAGCGGGCGTGCATCGTGCTCGGGCTGGGCGTGGAGGGATGCCGGCGCGTGGCCGTCGACGACGACTTCCGCCTCGACCCGGCGACCCTGCGCGCGGCGATCGCCGAGGACCGCGTGCACGGCGTGGTCCCGATGGCCGTGGTGGCGACCACGGGCACGACCTCGACCACGTCGGTCGATCCGGTGGCGGCCATCGCCGACGTGTGCGCCGAGGAAGGCCTGTGGTTGCACGTCGACGCGGCCTACGGTGGCGCCATGGCGGCGAGCGAACGCTTCCGCTGGGTGCTCGACGGCGTCGACCGCGCCGACAGTCTGGTGGTCAATCCGCACAAGTGGCTGTTCGTGCCCATGGACTGCAGCGTGCTGCTCTACCGCGATGCGAGCGCCTTCCGCGCCGCGTTCTCGCTGGTGCCGCCCTACCTGATGACGCCCGAGGACGACGTCGCGCGCAATCTCATGGACTACGGCGTGGCGCTCGGCCGCCGCTTCCGATCGCTGAAGCTGTGGTTCGTGCTGCGCTGGTTCGGTCGGGACCGGATTGCGGCGTTGATCGAACACCACGTCGACCTGGCCGCTGTCTTCGCCGGCTGGATCGATGCGAGCGAGGACTGGGAACGCCTCGTTCCGGCGCCCATGAGCACGGTGCTGTACCGCCACGTGCCGCCCGCCATGGCCGGCGACGAGGACGCGCTGCGGGCGCACAACACCGCGATCATGGACCGATTGAACGAGGACGGCCGTTCCTTCGTGTCGCACACCGTGGTCCAGCGCGGCGGCGACCCGCGCTTCGCCCTGCGCATGGCCGTGGGCAACGCGCGCACCCAGCGGCGGCACGTCGAAGACCTCTGGGAACGATTGCAGCGCATCGCTGGCGAGGTCGCGACGACGGCCTAG
- a CDS encoding enoyl-CoA hydratase/isomerase family protein, which yields MQDLVRTEIRPPLARITIRGRRHLDGPLVDALHRAWDAVDTRDDLELVSFDNEGDDFLVGVDGRWVVERMEADDLAAIEDFVRNGQGFLRRLDSARPRTLARVRGFATGAGAEWIAACDAVVATPDARIGLPETGLGIHPALGGTQRLPRRIGFAAARWAILTGTYVSAAGARTLGLVDGLDDEDDRTAATASACRAARVARAPHRREGLDDALLRAFEHRTLPELCGGPRPDDPPDLQRALRRVARRAPVALRVADTLLHLSTETELEQGLQREVDELATVYATRDALAGMRASAAGRRATRFHGH from the coding sequence ATGCAGGACCTCGTCCGCACCGAGATCCGCCCGCCGCTGGCACGCATCACCATCCGCGGCCGGCGTCACCTCGACGGCCCGCTGGTCGACGCCCTGCACCGGGCCTGGGACGCCGTCGACACACGCGACGACCTGGAACTCGTGTCCTTCGACAACGAGGGCGACGACTTCCTGGTCGGCGTCGACGGCCGGTGGGTGGTCGAACGCATGGAAGCCGACGACCTGGCGGCGATCGAGGACTTCGTGCGCAACGGCCAGGGCTTCCTCCGGCGGCTCGACTCCGCACGCCCACGCACGCTGGCCCGCGTGCGCGGCTTCGCCACCGGCGCCGGAGCCGAGTGGATCGCCGCTTGCGACGCCGTCGTGGCCACGCCCGACGCCCGCATCGGCCTGCCCGAGACGGGCCTGGGCATCCATCCCGCGCTGGGGGGAACGCAGCGGTTGCCGCGGCGGATCGGCTTCGCGGCCGCCCGCTGGGCGATCCTCACCGGGACCTACGTGAGCGCGGCCGGCGCGCGCACCCTGGGCCTGGTCGACGGCCTCGACGACGAGGACGACCGGACGGCCGCCACCGCCAGCGCGTGTCGGGCCGCACGCGTCGCGCGGGCGCCGCACCGCCGCGAGGGACTCGATGACGCCCTGCTGCGCGCCTTCGAACACCGCACCCTGCCCGAACTCTGCGGCGGGCCCCGTCCAGACGATCCCCCCGATCTGCAGCGCGCCCTGCGCCGCGTCGCCCGCCGGGCTCCGGTGGCGCTGCGCGTGGCCGACACCCTGCTCCACCTGTCGACGGAGACCGAACTCGAGCAAGGACTGCAGCGCGAGGTCGACGAACTGGCGACGGTCTACGCGACCCGCGACGCACTGGCGGGGATGCGGGCGAGCGCAGCCGGGCGCCGCGCCACCCGCTTCCACGGTCACTGA
- a CDS encoding MG2 domain-containing protein, translating to MVPVRHPSLRPRPLFVLVAGLLLGGVLFMATNPGLLPGPREADARSKDPAVVFEAAVEDFRNGEYRAARDALRGLEQAPEGVEPRRFRWLRAAATLRQAEREAEPSAERRTEARQELERLALEPRDAWGARAYAELVRSRDAATLPGPIEPVLDFWERRTDIEAAIPGYADLARALLGSRPSHRGATAHRATLERIWSNLVSASAPDTLIEDLGVRLLGIRSGPTPDLRGGAVAIGGEGDLEARVARDLLRRTDDPWVRAHAALVAGRVAQRRGDLVAAVGYYERAVDAVDVADGLVAREARRRLTELRSPAIELTGNELFRPGSHHRLGLHWRNLAGWDLELRRIDLDDDLRPVSELGSASRLHELIVADAGEVVWSRRTDDAVEQRAREDGPARRQRHQRRSEAQWIDPLDPGVYVLVARGRVFDGDRAPEPERLAFVVSALGVLDRAYRPAGRDDTVRELWAVDMSRGEPVAGVELDVARGSWERGGNARRMVWRSERVRTADDGRAFVSVGDHARAMIVHGEHGGHPILFAGYPHGRGWTAPARSFRSLLWTDRPLYRPGETVHLQGFVRELAVRARRVDVPAGDRARVTIVDPNGEVQLERTVTLDDNGSFELDHRVPASAMLGNHRVQVVATDDGQWSDAAMFEVGEVRLPEFTVDVALDRERRYVLGDTLEVDVEAAYLFGGPVAGDVRVTVTKRPVFEIPWPWPQPRWRPIEPTGSASRLRIMPPGGSQGETVLEERLVLDDEGRATLRVPTDPDDTTDRSLRYRIEATVTDVSRRQERGSGTVTIGHTELTARLAPERSVVAPGDRAAVRLRIVDAMQRGVAHEGTWELRRRDEDGTERSLMQRTIRTDDDGHATIDFEPERTGRYRVVFRGVDGRGYEMEAETTVYVADPRTRDIPSVDSAVQLIVEQPEVLGDVARVLLLSETPGASVLLSRVHAGGTEAEVVRLNGTSRLLEIELDDRHRPEFEIQATRVGDFRVHRASVTVVAPPASKLLDLELEFAGEHFAPGTDASLRVKALDANGDPVSTTFSIAVVDQALLEVAPRPRLDPLQELRAFPRERAAVPQSMAARHGGYVELEPGDEDEEVADIGQKGGGMQRRGTRMMEASAAPDAFDVRVARSVADDVGAAEPFTPASVRTDFRTTVLWRTGVTTDADGEATVDVPLAESLTQWNAFVLAVDPQTRVGTAKTTTRTRKPMMVRLQHPRVFRADDRFTVAAIVHNETDTETKAAVQLEVERLTDGPRVESVLVPAHGQARVDFDLGVPFELGSFELVRDEQGRITGVEPGAVDVQVAVRSEQGEDAMRRTVELLPFGTGLHVASVREVGPGRASMSFPSIDERLPGSEVVTLTVAPTMLSAAIDALPALADYPYGCVEQTLSRFVPAVAVRAVVERLGVRSDRFDPELDARIADGLDRIAALQNGQGGWSWWGGRDRPTHPYVTAHVLVALAEAEDAGVDVDREVLRRGREALRAEISRIESRSDDLSYALVALARADVALHGDARPDDAMRRWANDLLDRRDELTPYARALTAIALHHFGASDRAATLLRTLENDVRLDPDVDTAHWGVTSNYWWRGRGAVETTSFALQAMVEIDPDHPRRDAVARWLVLNRRGHQWDSTRSSAHALYALCDHLRGSDELTPDYTFVARQDGDELVRVRVRPDEVVDGGGRFALPATVLDGGALELELEGTGRAYVTYEADAFSRAREIEAAGNVVRIEREVVRLDPRRTLGAGVVDFEVPLDDGDTVRSGDRLRVRLRLDLDHDVDFLIVEDPRPAGAEPLEQRSGFTSFGRTSGHREVRDDRTAFFLDALSEGEHVIEYELVAESPGVFHVAPARAMAMYLPDVAGHSTRTSLEIVPKPDRSTAQ from the coding sequence ATGGTCCCCGTTCGCCACCCGTCGTTGCGTCCGCGCCCGCTGTTCGTGCTCGTCGCCGGGCTCCTGCTCGGTGGCGTCCTGTTCATGGCGACGAATCCGGGACTCCTGCCCGGGCCGCGGGAGGCCGACGCCCGCTCGAAGGATCCCGCGGTCGTCTTCGAGGCCGCCGTCGAGGACTTCCGTAACGGCGAGTATCGCGCGGCCCGCGACGCGCTCCGGGGCCTGGAACAGGCACCCGAGGGCGTCGAACCGCGCCGGTTCCGCTGGTTGCGGGCCGCGGCCACCCTGCGTCAGGCGGAGCGCGAGGCGGAGCCCTCGGCCGAGCGCCGCACCGAGGCACGGCAGGAACTCGAGCGCCTGGCCCTGGAACCCAGGGACGCCTGGGGCGCACGCGCCTACGCCGAGCTCGTGCGTTCACGCGACGCCGCGACCCTGCCCGGACCGATCGAGCCCGTGCTGGACTTCTGGGAGCGTCGCACCGACATCGAGGCGGCGATCCCGGGCTACGCCGATCTCGCCCGCGCGCTCCTTGGTTCCCGTCCTTCGCACCGGGGGGCGACTGCGCATCGCGCGACGCTGGAGCGGATCTGGTCGAATCTGGTGTCGGCCTCGGCTCCGGACACGCTGATCGAAGACCTCGGGGTGCGTCTCCTCGGCATCCGGTCGGGACCCACGCCGGATCTGCGTGGGGGGGCGGTGGCGATCGGTGGTGAGGGCGACCTCGAGGCCCGCGTGGCCCGCGATCTGTTGCGCCGGACCGACGACCCCTGGGTACGGGCCCACGCTGCGCTCGTGGCCGGCCGTGTGGCCCAGCGCCGGGGTGATCTGGTCGCCGCCGTCGGCTACTACGAGCGCGCCGTCGACGCCGTGGACGTGGCCGATGGACTGGTCGCACGCGAGGCACGTCGGCGGCTGACCGAACTGCGCAGCCCGGCCATCGAACTCACCGGCAACGAGCTGTTCCGTCCCGGTTCGCACCACCGGCTCGGGCTCCACTGGCGGAACCTGGCGGGGTGGGATCTCGAGCTGCGACGGATCGACCTCGACGACGACCTGCGCCCGGTCTCCGAACTCGGAAGCGCTTCACGGCTGCACGAGCTGATCGTCGCCGACGCCGGCGAGGTCGTGTGGTCGCGCCGCACCGACGACGCCGTCGAGCAGAGGGCGCGTGAGGACGGGCCGGCGCGGCGGCAGCGTCACCAGCGACGTTCCGAAGCGCAGTGGATCGATCCACTCGACCCCGGCGTTTACGTGCTCGTCGCGCGGGGCCGCGTGTTCGACGGCGACAGGGCACCCGAGCCCGAACGCCTGGCCTTCGTCGTGAGCGCGCTGGGTGTGCTCGATCGTGCCTACCGGCCGGCCGGTCGTGACGACACGGTCCGCGAGCTGTGGGCGGTGGACATGAGCCGCGGCGAACCGGTGGCGGGTGTCGAGCTGGACGTCGCCCGTGGGTCCTGGGAACGCGGTGGCAACGCGCGCCGCATGGTCTGGCGAAGCGAACGCGTGCGCACCGCCGACGACGGGCGGGCCTTCGTGTCGGTGGGCGACCACGCGCGCGCGATGATCGTCCACGGCGAACACGGCGGACATCCGATCCTCTTCGCCGGCTATCCGCACGGCCGCGGCTGGACGGCTCCGGCGCGGAGCTTCCGGTCGCTCCTGTGGACCGATCGGCCGCTGTACCGGCCGGGCGAGACCGTGCATCTGCAGGGCTTCGTGCGCGAGCTCGCGGTGCGTGCGCGTCGGGTCGACGTGCCCGCCGGCGACCGCGCCCGGGTGACGATCGTCGATCCGAACGGCGAGGTGCAGCTCGAACGCACCGTGACGCTCGACGACAACGGATCGTTCGAGCTCGACCACCGCGTGCCGGCGTCGGCGATGCTCGGCAACCATCGCGTGCAGGTGGTGGCCACCGACGACGGGCAGTGGTCGGACGCGGCGATGTTCGAGGTGGGCGAGGTCCGACTGCCCGAGTTCACCGTCGACGTCGCGCTCGACCGCGAGCGTCGCTATGTGCTCGGCGACACGCTCGAGGTCGACGTCGAGGCTGCCTATCTGTTCGGCGGGCCGGTGGCCGGCGACGTGCGCGTGACCGTGACGAAGCGCCCTGTGTTCGAGATCCCCTGGCCGTGGCCGCAGCCGCGCTGGCGTCCGATCGAACCCACCGGGTCGGCCTCGCGTCTGCGGATCATGCCCCCGGGTGGATCGCAGGGCGAGACCGTGCTCGAGGAACGGCTGGTTCTCGACGACGAAGGCCGCGCCACGCTGCGCGTGCCGACCGACCCCGACGACACGACCGATCGTTCTCTGCGCTACCGGATCGAGGCCACGGTGACCGACGTCTCGCGTCGGCAGGAGCGCGGCTCGGGAACGGTGACGATCGGCCACACCGAACTCACCGCGCGGCTCGCGCCGGAACGATCCGTAGTGGCGCCCGGCGATCGCGCCGCCGTGCGCCTGCGAATCGTCGACGCCATGCAGCGCGGCGTGGCCCACGAGGGGACGTGGGAGTTGCGCCGTCGCGACGAGGACGGCACCGAACGCTCGCTGATGCAGCGCACGATCCGCACCGACGACGACGGCCACGCCACCATCGATTTCGAACCCGAACGCACCGGTCGTTACCGCGTGGTCTTCCGCGGCGTCGACGGCCGCGGCTACGAGATGGAAGCGGAGACCACCGTCTACGTGGCCGACCCGCGCACGCGCGACATCCCCTCGGTCGACAGCGCCGTGCAGTTGATCGTGGAGCAGCCCGAGGTGCTCGGCGACGTCGCGCGCGTGTTGCTGCTGTCCGAGACGCCGGGCGCGTCGGTGCTGTTGAGCCGCGTGCACGCCGGCGGCACCGAGGCCGAGGTCGTGCGCTTGAACGGAACCTCGCGTCTCCTGGAGATCGAACTCGACGACCGGCACCGTCCCGAATTCGAGATCCAGGCCACGCGCGTGGGCGACTTCCGCGTGCACCGGGCGTCGGTGACGGTGGTCGCGCCTCCGGCGTCGAAGCTGCTCGACCTGGAGCTGGAGTTCGCCGGCGAACACTTCGCGCCCGGCACCGACGCGTCGCTGCGCGTGAAGGCCCTCGACGCCAACGGTGATCCCGTGTCGACGACCTTCTCGATCGCGGTGGTCGACCAGGCGCTGCTCGAGGTCGCCCCGCGCCCGCGACTCGATCCCCTGCAGGAACTGCGGGCCTTCCCGCGCGAGCGCGCGGCCGTGCCGCAGTCGATGGCCGCGCGCCACGGCGGGTACGTGGAGCTCGAGCCGGGCGACGAGGACGAGGAGGTGGCCGACATCGGGCAGAAGGGTGGCGGCATGCAACGGCGCGGAACTCGGATGATGGAGGCGAGCGCGGCCCCCGACGCCTTCGACGTCCGTGTGGCCCGGTCGGTCGCCGACGACGTGGGAGCCGCGGAGCCGTTCACCCCCGCCTCGGTCCGCACCGACTTCCGCACCACCGTCCTGTGGCGCACCGGCGTGACCACCGATGCCGACGGCGAGGCCACCGTCGACGTGCCGCTGGCCGAGTCGCTCACGCAGTGGAACGCCTTCGTCCTGGCCGTCGATCCGCAGACCCGCGTCGGCACGGCGAAGACCACCACGCGCACGCGCAAGCCGATGATGGTGCGCCTGCAGCATCCGCGCGTGTTCCGGGCCGACGATCGCTTCACGGTGGCGGCGATCGTGCACAACGAGACCGACACCGAGACGAAGGCGGCTGTCCAGCTCGAGGTCGAGCGGTTGACCGACGGCCCTCGGGTCGAATCGGTGCTCGTGCCGGCACACGGACAGGCCCGCGTGGACTTCGACCTGGGCGTTCCCTTCGAACTGGGGTCCTTCGAACTCGTCCGCGACGAGCAGGGACGGATCACCGGCGTGGAACCCGGAGCGGTCGACGTGCAGGTGGCGGTGCGCAGCGAGCAGGGTGAGGACGCGATGCGCCGCACCGTGGAGCTGCTGCCCTTCGGGACCGGACTGCACGTGGCCTCGGTGCGCGAGGTCGGACCGGGCCGGGCGTCGATGTCCTTCCCGTCGATCGACGAGCGCCTGCCGGGCAGCGAGGTGGTCACGCTGACGGTCGCGCCCACCATGCTGTCGGCGGCCATCGATGCTCTGCCCGCGCTGGCCGACTATCCCTACGGCTGCGTCGAGCAGACGCTGTCGCGCTTCGTGCCCGCGGTGGCCGTGCGCGCGGTGGTCGAACGGCTGGGTGTGCGCAGTGATCGCTTCGATCCCGAGCTCGACGCCAGGATCGCCGACGGTCTCGATCGCATCGCCGCCCTTCAGAACGGTCAGGGCGGTTGGAGCTGGTGGGGTGGCCGCGACCGGCCGACGCACCCCTACGTGACGGCCCACGTGCTCGTGGCGTTGGCCGAGGCTGAAGACGCGGGCGTCGACGTCGACCGCGAAGTCCTGCGCCGTGGTCGCGAAGCGCTCCGGGCCGAGATCTCCCGGATCGAGTCGCGTTCCGACGACCTGTCCTATGCACTCGTCGCGCTCGCCCGCGCCGACGTCGCGTTGCACGGCGACGCGCGCCCCGACGACGCCATGCGCCGCTGGGCGAACGATCTGCTCGACCGCCGCGACGAGCTCACACCCTACGCGCGGGCGCTGACGGCGATCGCCCTGCACCACTTCGGGGCGAGCGACCGTGCCGCCACGCTGCTGCGCACGCTCGAGAACGACGTGCGCCTCGATCCGGACGTCGACACCGCGCACTGGGGTGTGACCAGCAACTACTGGTGGCGTGGCCGCGGTGCGGTCGAGACCACGTCGTTCGCGCTGCAGGCCATGGTCGAGATCGATCCCGACCATCCGCGTCGCGACGCCGTGGCCCGGTGGCTGGTGCTCAACCGTCGCGGGCACCAGTGGGACAGCACGCGCAGCAGCGCGCACGCGTTGTACGCCCTGTGCGATCACCTGCGCGGCAGCGACGAGCTGACGCCCGACTACACCTTCGTGGCCCGCCAGGACGGCGACGAACTCGTGCGGGTGCGTGTGCGTCCGGACGAGGTGGTCGACGGCGGCGGCCGCTTCGCGCTTCCGGCCACGGTGCTCGACGGCGGCGCCCTCGAGCTCGAACTCGAGGGCACCGGCCGCGCCTATGTGACCTACGAGGCCGACGCCTTCAGCCGCGCGCGCGAGATCGAGGCGGCGGGCAACGTGGTCCGCATCGAGCGCGAGGTCGTGCGTCTGGATCCGCGCCGGACCCTCGGTGCCGGTGTGGTCGACTTCGAGGTTCCGCTCGACGACGGCGACACCGTGCGCAGCGGCGACCGTCTGCGCGTGCGGCTGCGTCTGGACCTCGACCACGACGTCGACTTCCTGATCGTGGAGGATCCGCGTCCGGCGGGCGCCGAGCCGCTCGAACAGCGTAGCGGCTTCACGTCGTTCGGCCGGACGTCGGGCCACCGCGAGGTGCGCGACGACCGCACGGCCTTCTTCCTGGACGCATTGTCCGAGGGCGAGCACGTGATCGAGTACGAGCTCGTGGCCGAGTCGCCGGGTGTGTTCCACGTGGCGCCGGCGCGGGCGATGGCCATGTACCTGCCCGACGTGGCGGGACACTCGACCCGCACGTCGCTCGAGATCGTGCCGAAGCCCGACCGGTCGACGGCTCAGTGA
- a CDS encoding ribonuclease H-like domain-containing protein — MSDCVFDIETAPLPDAEIPPAFVDKLREESDPDGPDAWRERLGLYALSARVVVIGMLNPASGRGVLLHDDEHGALGDLDLPDDTRFEVIGGDEAAILTHFWDRIVPFRRVITYNGRGFDVPFLMQRSLVREVPIRANLMPPRFFLDRNHLDLQDVLSMFRATRPFGLSAWTQAIGASSPKDGSVAGAEVGEAFAAGRTGEIVEYCARDVVATARLAEKTAELWGPMLGR, encoded by the coding sequence GTGTCCGACTGCGTCTTCGACATCGAAACCGCCCCTCTGCCCGACGCCGAGATCCCACCCGCCTTCGTCGACAAGCTGCGCGAGGAGTCCGACCCGGACGGCCCCGATGCCTGGCGCGAACGCCTGGGGCTGTACGCGCTGTCGGCCCGGGTGGTCGTGATCGGAATGCTGAACCCGGCGTCCGGTCGCGGTGTCCTGCTCCACGACGACGAGCACGGAGCGCTCGGTGACCTCGACCTGCCCGACGACACCCGCTTCGAGGTGATCGGTGGCGACGAAGCGGCGATCCTGACGCACTTCTGGGATCGGATCGTGCCCTTCCGCCGGGTGATCACCTACAACGGTCGGGGATTCGACGTACCCTTCCTCATGCAACGCTCCCTGGTGCGAGAGGTCCCGATCCGCGCCAATCTCATGCCACCGCGCTTCTTCCTCGACCGCAACCACCTGGATCTGCAGGACGTGCTGTCGATGTTCCGGGCCACGCGCCCCTTCGGCCTGTCGGCCTGGACCCAGGCGATCGGCGCCTCCAGCCCCAAGGACGGCTCGGTGGCCGGGGCCGAGGTGGGCGAGGCCTTCGCCGCCGGCCGCACCGGCGAGATCGTCGAGTACTGCGCACGCGACGTCGTCGCCACGGCCCGCCTGGCCGAGAAGACCGCGGAGCTGTGGGGCCCCATGCTCGGCCGATGA